In Actinomycetota bacterium, a genomic segment contains:
- a CDS encoding ABC transporter ATP-binding protein: MADSDLPLRVSIRLAVSRALSLLSPRDRLRYRFVVVAQMAASTLDIIGVVLLGLVGVLATAAIQDSGVPSSLTGVVSALGLEDVNVLTLAGMVAGLAALFLLGKSLISALLMRRIFVFLGSRQGEVSARLAESLLAQPILAIEKRSSQETVFAISTGVATLVTSMLGSIALMLSELALMGLLFITLMLIDPIVTLVATVYFAAIGFGIHRSLSAWAGRLGILLGSTSVLGQQRLQEAMVAYREVFVLGRRAQYSEAIGRLWRVAGKAAGDSLFLMQLPKIAYETSLVIGGVLLVAWQFSVSGPTQAVGIIVLFVAAGSRVLPSMLRINTLILSIRSGIGFSSTLMPLIDELNTAPAPGADVQRAKSPTMVPEQYLGFDPRIVIQDVTVVYPGATSPAISKITLTVPAGGRIAVVGSTGAGKSTLADVILGVLQPQEGSVQISGMSPAEVIARWPGAMAYVPQHVAMINGTVRENVALGLEAEVEADGRIWQALQQARLADFLLDQRDGLDTVIGERGVRLSGGQRQRLGLARALFSHPRLLVLDEATSALDAETEALIAEALNSLSSEVTTVTIAHRLATIRKADAVIFLEEGGVSDMGSFADIRERNPAFERQAHLSGIDRWTE; this comes from the coding sequence ATGGCTGACTCTGACCTGCCGCTGAGGGTCAGCATTCGGCTGGCCGTGTCGCGCGCGCTGAGCCTGCTCTCACCACGTGACCGCCTTCGATATCGCTTCGTGGTCGTAGCCCAAATGGCTGCTTCAACCTTGGACATCATTGGTGTGGTGCTCCTGGGCTTGGTGGGCGTGCTGGCAACCGCGGCTATCCAGGATTCGGGCGTACCCAGCAGCCTGACCGGCGTGGTGAGCGCTCTTGGCCTGGAGGACGTCAACGTCCTCACACTGGCCGGGATGGTCGCTGGCTTGGCGGCCTTATTCCTGCTGGGCAAGAGCTTGATCTCAGCTCTGCTGATGCGTCGAATCTTTGTATTCCTTGGGTCCCGGCAGGGAGAGGTCTCGGCTCGACTGGCTGAGAGTCTGCTTGCGCAGCCGATTCTGGCAATTGAGAAGCGATCAAGCCAAGAGACGGTGTTTGCAATTTCCACTGGTGTGGCAACGCTGGTCACCTCGATGCTCGGCTCGATCGCATTGATGCTCAGTGAACTGGCCTTGATGGGCCTGCTGTTCATCACGTTGATGCTCATTGACCCAATCGTCACGCTGGTGGCCACGGTGTACTTCGCCGCAATCGGCTTTGGCATTCACCGATCTCTCAGTGCCTGGGCCGGCCGCCTTGGCATCCTGCTTGGTTCGACCTCAGTGCTTGGGCAGCAGCGACTTCAGGAGGCGATGGTTGCCTACCGCGAGGTCTTTGTCCTTGGCCGACGTGCGCAGTACTCCGAAGCCATCGGCAGACTGTGGCGCGTGGCCGGCAAGGCTGCGGGGGATTCACTCTTCCTGATGCAATTGCCGAAGATCGCCTATGAGACCTCGCTGGTCATCGGCGGAGTGCTGCTGGTTGCCTGGCAGTTCTCAGTCTCTGGTCCCACTCAGGCAGTCGGCATCATCGTGCTGTTCGTGGCTGCTGGTTCCCGAGTGCTGCCCTCCATGCTCCGCATCAACACACTGATCCTGAGCATCCGATCGGGCATCGGCTTCTCGTCCACCTTGATGCCCTTGATCGATGAGCTCAACACCGCTCCGGCCCCGGGGGCAGACGTCCAGCGCGCGAAGTCGCCCACCATGGTGCCCGAGCAGTACCTCGGCTTCGATCCGCGGATCGTGATCCAGGACGTGACCGTGGTGTACCCGGGAGCCACCAGCCCGGCAATCAGCAAGATCACACTGACCGTTCCTGCGGGTGGGCGGATAGCAGTTGTTGGCTCAACGGGTGCGGGCAAATCGACATTGGCTGATGTCATCCTCGGCGTGCTCCAGCCGCAGGAAGGCTCAGTGCAGATCTCGGGGATGTCACCCGCTGAAGTGATTGCCCGCTGGCCAGGTGCCATGGCCTATGTGCCGCAGCACGTGGCAATGATCAATGGCACCGTCCGAGAGAACGTCGCACTTGGACTGGAGGCTGAAGTCGAGGCAGATGGACGCATCTGGCAGGCCTTGCAACAGGCACGGCTTGCGGATTTTCTGCTCGACCAGCGTGATGGTCTGGACACCGTGATCGGTGAGCGCGGCGTGCGACTCAGCGGCGGCCAACGTCAGCGATTGGGATTGGCGCGCGCGCTGTTCAGCCATCCGCGCCTGCTGGTGCTTGACGAGGCGACCAGCGCCTTGGACGCCGAGACCGAGGCGCTGATTGCCGAGGCGCTGAACTCCCTGAGCAGCGAGGTCACCACCGTGACCATCGCGCACCGGCTGGCCACCATCCGCAAGGCAGACGCGGTGATCTTCCTGGAGGAAGGCGGAGTGTCAGACATGGGCAGCTTCGCCGACATCCGCGAACGTAACCCAGCCTTCGAGCGTCAGGCCCACCTGTCTGGGATTGATCGGTGGACAGAGTGA
- a CDS encoding glycosyltransferase family A protein, with product MKIATIVVTKGRSAYLSELLASLEPQLDEQSPVLIVDNASSDNTPAVIHEWLARQQTPVHSLRVEVNVPDARQWIDAAREQFDCDWVTFPGDDDRYLPGHLADLRVAIASTPGAVCVAAGIQDMDPQGVMQAGVSIPSAGSSRAALIGRLFARPEFSWPAFAFRSSVLDGALPQLRFTFDWWVQLNCVLSGPAAYTGRATIAYRRHPQQESYMWSTRRKYAEAAWMLNSVVIGPRFAAFQQESESTALEVLLDAMVQAGGPVYGDPVFGLPISISTVSALYGADVPVEALLPAMRQSAAALGLTPTDAVLATWLGMPAAPAESMAAGAELSVEASRDLCARSIAIARAGRITPVSSSRPTLLCEHQKTPSGSRARGIVIACSSASTDEILASGVRDQVEAQLEDSASITSGLQPMERKVLAAYRTTSKRVPHRLRAMLKRKAS from the coding sequence GTGAAGATCGCGACCATCGTCGTGACCAAGGGACGCTCGGCCTACCTCAGTGAGCTGCTCGCGAGTCTGGAGCCGCAACTCGATGAGCAATCGCCCGTGCTGATCGTGGACAACGCGTCATCCGACAACACCCCTGCCGTCATTCACGAGTGGCTGGCTCGGCAGCAGACCCCAGTGCACTCGCTGCGCGTGGAGGTCAACGTGCCCGATGCGCGGCAGTGGATCGATGCCGCTCGTGAGCAGTTCGACTGCGATTGGGTCACCTTCCCCGGTGATGATGATCGTTATCTACCAGGACACCTGGCAGACCTGCGAGTCGCGATCGCCAGCACACCAGGGGCAGTGTGTGTCGCGGCTGGCATTCAGGACATGGATCCGCAAGGTGTCATGCAGGCTGGGGTGTCGATTCCGTCCGCCGGATCCTCCAGAGCAGCACTCATCGGACGACTGTTCGCGCGCCCGGAGTTCTCCTGGCCAGCCTTTGCCTTCCGCAGTTCAGTGCTCGATGGAGCGCTGCCGCAACTGCGCTTCACCTTCGACTGGTGGGTTCAGTTGAATTGTGTGCTCAGCGGACCTGCCGCCTACACGGGTCGAGCCACGATCGCCTACCGGCGCCATCCCCAGCAGGAGAGCTACATGTGGTCCACTCGCCGCAAATATGCCGAGGCCGCATGGATGCTGAATTCAGTGGTGATCGGTCCGCGATTCGCTGCCTTTCAGCAGGAGTCCGAATCGACAGCACTCGAAGTTCTGCTGGACGCAATGGTTCAGGCCGGTGGCCCGGTCTATGGCGATCCGGTCTTCGGCCTGCCCATCTCAATCTCAACGGTCTCCGCGCTCTATGGAGCAGACGTGCCCGTCGAGGCACTGCTGCCGGCCATGCGCCAATCAGCAGCTGCCCTTGGCCTGACTCCAACTGATGCCGTCCTGGCCACCTGGCTGGGCATGCCTGCCGCTCCGGCTGAGTCGATGGCCGCTGGCGCTGAGCTGAGCGTTGAAGCGTCTCGGGATCTTTGCGCGCGGTCGATTGCCATCGCACGCGCCGGCAGAATCACGCCAGTGTCGAGTTCGCGCCCGACTTTGCTCTGCGAGCATCAGAAGACCCCGTCTGGCTCTCGCGCCCGAGGGATTGTCATTGCCTGCTCCAGTGCAAGCACCGATGAGATTCTGGCCAGTGGTGTGCGCGATCAGGTGGAAGCGCAGTTGGAGGATTCGGCGAGCATCACGTCTGGCCTGCAGCCAATGGAACGCAAGGTCCTGGCCGCCTATCGCACAACGTCCAAACGAGTGCCGCATCGACTGCGAGCAATGCTGAAGCGCAAGGCCAGCTGA
- a CDS encoding glycosyltransferase family 1 protein, whose translation MTDDTRRSTGMLSVAFDSEIFVRQQRGGISRYFAELIGEYTRHEDLGIRASLLFSRSSNQHLRESVPSLTAQMPALRAVPRGVPRMLHLGDAFKDAFVNYRASSDQGGHGFDWVHATYFRPKRVDVARGQRLAVTLYDMTPELLGVDMQHGPHRGKHETLARADLILSISQASADQLAALMPAAASKTVVVPLGVSDVFLQAAPQEAAVVDFPYLLFVGSRLPYKRFDLLLAALAQLRGHGLDLGLVIAGEPLSEIEVRQVAQQLPTDRFAEFTPSDPKLAGLYSHASAFVFPSEMEGFGLPLLEAMACNCPVIASAIPVFHEVAGAAAHYFEPGNSEHLAEVIVEVLSNDDARVQLQSLGRQLALQSTWHATALATANAYRAFN comes from the coding sequence ATGACCGATGACACTCGTAGATCCACAGGCATGCTGAGTGTGGCCTTCGACAGCGAGATCTTCGTTCGTCAACAGCGGGGTGGCATCAGCCGCTACTTCGCAGAGTTGATCGGCGAGTACACAAGGCATGAGGATCTAGGAATCAGAGCTTCGCTGCTCTTCTCACGAAGCAGCAACCAACACCTTCGCGAGTCCGTTCCTTCACTCACCGCGCAGATGCCTGCACTTCGCGCTGTACCGCGCGGAGTTCCACGCATGCTGCATCTAGGAGATGCGTTCAAGGATGCCTTTGTGAACTACCGGGCTTCCAGCGATCAGGGCGGCCACGGCTTCGACTGGGTGCATGCCACCTATTTCCGGCCCAAGAGAGTTGATGTCGCGCGAGGCCAACGACTAGCGGTCACCTTGTACGACATGACTCCTGAGCTGCTTGGGGTCGACATGCAACACGGCCCCCACCGTGGCAAGCACGAGACTCTGGCTCGCGCTGACCTCATCCTGTCGATCTCGCAGGCATCAGCCGACCAACTGGCAGCGCTCATGCCGGCAGCAGCGAGCAAGACAGTGGTCGTTCCACTAGGGGTGTCGGACGTATTCCTGCAAGCTGCGCCACAAGAAGCAGCGGTTGTGGATTTTCCCTACCTGCTCTTTGTCGGTTCCCGGCTGCCCTACAAGCGATTTGACCTCTTGCTGGCGGCACTGGCTCAGCTGCGAGGCCATGGCCTCGATCTTGGGCTCGTGATAGCCGGTGAACCACTGTCCGAGATTGAGGTCAGGCAAGTTGCGCAACAATTGCCAACTGACCGCTTCGCTGAATTCACCCCCAGCGACCCGAAGCTGGCCGGGCTGTACTCGCACGCATCTGCATTCGTCTTTCCCTCGGAGATGGAGGGCTTCGGGCTGCCCCTGCTTGAGGCGATGGCGTGCAACTGTCCGGTCATTGCCTCTGCCATTCCGGTGTTTCACGAGGTAGCAGGGGCCGCCGCCCACTACTTCGAGCCTGGCAACTCTGAACATCTGGCTGAGGTGATTGTGGAGGTGCTGAGCAACGACGATGCTCGCGTGCAGTTGCAATCTCTGGGCAGGCAACTCGCACTGCAGTCCACCTGGCATGCAACTGCGCTTGCCACCGCAAATGCCTATCGCGCGTTCAACTGA
- a CDS encoding glycosyltransferase family 10, which produces MKVTARFRNFWHGFDAQDFFIPLIEGIAPDVQVERRDHGPVDLEFVSTVIPWPSLVERVGARARRELHARAHIGRLPSIPAQPSNDARVSVWFTGENFRPPPPSAGWDLTLSFDPDSELMGNLYFPQWWMLLPELLAPMRVERSPENRLGREVTIKELMAPRIGNASQRPGFACAIINNGEHQRLSAISALETIGPVDVFGSFSGRVVSTKDEVLRNYRFCICFENDVHPGYVTEKVFDAWAGGCIPIWNGWDSQGYVNESAVLNLAQHASIDKLVEAVGELNADSQEIDRMASQAILKKSPSLIRVRARLGEILRERELI; this is translated from the coding sequence GTGAAAGTCACTGCTCGCTTCAGGAACTTCTGGCATGGATTTGATGCGCAAGACTTCTTCATCCCTCTTATCGAGGGTATTGCTCCAGACGTACAAGTCGAACGCCGCGATCACGGCCCAGTGGATCTGGAGTTCGTCTCCACTGTGATTCCTTGGCCATCCTTAGTTGAGCGGGTAGGCGCGCGTGCTCGTCGTGAACTGCACGCGCGGGCTCACATTGGTCGCTTGCCTTCAATCCCAGCGCAGCCAAGCAATGATGCACGAGTGTCGGTTTGGTTCACAGGTGAGAACTTCCGCCCCCCTCCACCTTCGGCTGGTTGGGATCTCACCCTCTCGTTCGATCCAGATTCGGAACTGATGGGCAATCTGTACTTTCCTCAGTGGTGGATGCTCCTGCCTGAACTCCTGGCGCCCATGCGAGTCGAGCGCAGTCCGGAGAACAGGCTTGGGCGTGAAGTAACAATCAAGGAACTCATGGCGCCTCGCATTGGCAATGCATCCCAAAGGCCCGGTTTTGCATGCGCGATCATCAACAACGGCGAACACCAACGCCTGTCTGCCATCAGTGCGCTGGAAACTATCGGTCCGGTGGATGTCTTCGGAAGTTTCTCTGGCCGAGTAGTTAGCACCAAGGATGAGGTGCTGCGCAATTACCGCTTCTGCATCTGCTTCGAGAATGACGTGCATCCTGGATATGTCACCGAAAAGGTCTTTGATGCCTGGGCAGGTGGATGCATACCCATTTGGAACGGGTGGGACAGTCAAGGCTATGTAAATGAATCGGCCGTGCTCAATCTTGCTCAACACGCCAGCATCGACAAGCTTGTTGAAGCGGTGGGCGAACTCAACGCGGATTCTCAGGAAATTGATCGAATGGCCAGTCAGGCAATCCTGAAGAAAAGCCCCTCGCTTATTCGGGTTCGCGCTCGGCTAGGGGAGATCCTGCGGGAGCGGGAGTTGATCTGA
- a CDS encoding methyltransferase domain-containing protein produces the protein MNAVCRNCGSTSVIEVDQGFLAPFFAKRVHGIDVSTFGHDLQSAVENTPHSFKRTVGIRVQKYLRRFASARRALEHRSSMKVPLQVCQDCTFVGPRRAYRAEELLPLYEDYRSATYNADRSAYEPNYSVIQDLVGKSAGEVQSRLDNIASLLADVLDPTSVRTVIDWGGGDGRFVPLALRKSRVLIVEVSDEPLVDPSFVRLAMAPDGTKAEYIQVCHLLEHVSSPRALLAQVLRHASDEAIIYLEVPLDRSTEEIVRFQEQDGSVRHGIHEHLNLFSIESLRRLGTSQGLSELDVREVVLDLGWTQLTVLCGLFRFPGATGAGPSPRT, from the coding sequence ATGAACGCTGTCTGTCGAAATTGCGGTTCAACCTCGGTGATTGAGGTCGACCAGGGATTCCTTGCTCCCTTCTTCGCCAAGCGCGTGCACGGGATTGACGTCTCCACCTTCGGACACGACCTGCAAAGCGCTGTCGAAAACACGCCACACTCCTTCAAGCGCACCGTCGGCATCAGAGTGCAGAAGTACTTGCGGAGATTTGCGTCAGCTCGACGTGCGCTCGAGCACCGTTCGTCGATGAAGGTTCCCCTGCAGGTGTGCCAGGACTGCACCTTTGTTGGTCCTCGCCGCGCGTACAGAGCCGAAGAACTCCTGCCCCTGTACGAGGACTACCGATCCGCCACCTACAACGCTGATCGATCGGCATACGAGCCCAACTACTCCGTCATCCAGGACTTGGTTGGCAAGAGTGCTGGCGAAGTCCAATCACGCCTGGACAACATCGCTTCGCTCTTGGCCGACGTGCTGGATCCGACATCGGTGCGAACCGTCATCGACTGGGGAGGTGGCGATGGCCGTTTCGTGCCGCTGGCTCTGCGCAAGAGCAGGGTGCTGATCGTCGAGGTCTCTGATGAACCACTCGTTGACCCCAGTTTTGTTCGGCTTGCCATGGCCCCCGATGGCACCAAGGCCGAGTACATCCAGGTGTGTCACCTACTGGAGCACGTCTCCTCACCGAGAGCGCTGCTCGCGCAAGTGCTGCGTCACGCCAGCGATGAAGCGATCATCTATCTGGAAGTTCCTCTGGACAGAAGCACAGAGGAGATCGTCCGTTTCCAGGAGCAGGATGGCTCGGTTCGCCATGGCATACATGAGCACTTGAACCTGTTCTCCATTGAGTCACTTCGACGATTGGGGACGAGCCAGGGGCTGTCTGAACTCGATGTTCGAGAGGTGGTGCTCGATCTTGGCTGGACGCAGCTCACGGTGCTGTGCGGGCTGTTCCGGTTTCCAGGAGCAACAGGTGCAGGCCCTTCGCCGAGAACCTAG
- a CDS encoding glycosyltransferase family A protein produces MNLPQTAPTIVVGICAYKKAEGLHTLLTALAAQETSRPWRLVLVDNDPEGSAKEIFDRRRGEFSVPTEYIYENAGRLVAARNAILDKAAPHESVLYIDDDCAPDSGWLEAFACAAEKFPDAVLAGPLTATLMPGVTPPEWSSNMWFFNVQPYSDGDLVGMAADGNALLPPKLIHVFGLRFEPYFDAGRGQDTDLFLRWKAQGGEIRWVSGGHAIEWIPQDRTTTKYLRARSLAAGYGFTRINLYRRTGRARRLATTGVDLVAGTARYIAGAARRDANARGRAVYDLSIGVGSVRAFAEQGREIFARRGRRG; encoded by the coding sequence ATGAACCTTCCCCAGACTGCGCCGACAATCGTGGTCGGCATCTGCGCCTACAAGAAGGCCGAGGGTCTGCACACGCTGCTCACCGCCCTGGCGGCTCAGGAGACATCCAGACCTTGGCGATTGGTCCTCGTCGACAACGACCCCGAAGGCAGTGCCAAAGAGATCTTCGATCGTCGCCGCGGGGAATTCTCAGTGCCAACGGAGTACATCTACGAGAACGCCGGAAGGCTGGTAGCCGCCCGCAATGCCATTCTCGACAAAGCAGCGCCGCATGAATCCGTGCTGTACATCGATGACGACTGCGCACCGGACTCTGGCTGGCTTGAGGCATTCGCCTGCGCTGCTGAGAAGTTCCCCGATGCGGTGCTTGCTGGTCCGCTCACCGCCACCCTCATGCCCGGTGTCACTCCACCGGAGTGGTCAAGCAACATGTGGTTCTTCAATGTGCAGCCATACAGCGATGGCGACCTTGTCGGCATGGCTGCAGATGGCAATGCCCTACTCCCGCCGAAGCTGATTCACGTGTTCGGGCTGCGCTTTGAACCATATTTCGATGCCGGGCGCGGGCAGGACACGGATCTGTTTCTGCGCTGGAAGGCTCAAGGTGGAGAAATCCGCTGGGTGAGTGGCGGTCATGCCATTGAGTGGATCCCCCAAGATCGCACGACGACCAAATACCTGCGCGCGCGGTCACTGGCTGCCGGCTACGGCTTCACCCGCATCAACCTGTACCGGCGTACCGGGCGAGCAAGGCGGCTTGCCACAACCGGTGTCGACCTTGTCGCTGGAACAGCGAGATACATCGCCGGCGCTGCGCGCAGGGATGCAAATGCGCGCGGCCGTGCCGTGTACGACCTTTCCATTGGCGTTGGCAGTGTGCGGGCCTTTGCCGAACAGGGGCGCGAAATATTCGCACGAAGGGGTCGACGTGGGTGA
- a CDS encoding glycosyltransferase, which translates to MSQDQNSIRIVEVVNGIGFGGAELALIRRLRHQPANVRTTVISTDPELNELSGQVAALVDRLIEQSPDRNGSGSLAAMVAAEQPDLIIIHTPRGAFTLLRSPLARRVPCVVVVHATFSSPNHVLQPIVSALLTSVNHRAAMHIAVSTAAAAGSQAKRAGNMHICPLGGDLEPAPPTTDLWPSTARLRLLALSRLTASKNLAALVEAAHLEAETVRERGAFLAIVGDGPMLELLSELIEQRGLSDIVRTHPAIVPASALLAEADELIVSSTSEGGPITIFEALLAGTRVTSTPVGVAPDVLVDDAGLHVLNDASTASLRIGLRLSLKRDAVDLSERRQRAERGSRWSAAHSAEQFYALALSARM; encoded by the coding sequence TCGATTCGCATCGTCGAAGTGGTCAACGGGATCGGCTTTGGAGGAGCGGAGCTCGCGCTCATCCGGCGACTGCGGCATCAGCCAGCCAATGTGCGCACCACAGTGATCTCCACCGACCCCGAACTCAATGAACTCTCCGGCCAGGTGGCCGCTCTGGTGGATCGCTTGATCGAACAGTCACCTGACCGCAATGGATCTGGATCATTGGCAGCCATGGTCGCAGCCGAGCAGCCTGATCTGATCATCATTCACACTCCGCGAGGAGCCTTCACTTTGCTGCGCAGCCCGCTTGCTCGCAGGGTGCCGTGCGTTGTCGTCGTGCATGCGACATTCAGCAGTCCCAATCATGTCCTGCAGCCGATCGTCAGTGCGCTGCTGACCAGCGTCAATCATCGAGCAGCCATGCACATTGCAGTGTCGACTGCGGCCGCTGCTGGATCACAGGCCAAGCGAGCCGGCAATATGCACATCTGCCCCCTGGGCGGAGATCTGGAGCCGGCACCTCCCACAACGGACCTGTGGCCAAGCACCGCGCGCTTGCGACTTCTGGCGCTGAGTCGACTCACGGCATCCAAGAACCTGGCTGCGCTGGTTGAGGCCGCCCACTTGGAAGCAGAAACTGTGCGGGAAAGAGGAGCCTTCCTGGCCATCGTCGGCGACGGGCCAATGCTCGAACTGCTGTCCGAGCTCATCGAGCAGCGTGGACTCTCCGACATCGTGCGCACACATCCGGCGATCGTGCCGGCATCGGCGCTGCTTGCAGAGGCCGACGAGCTCATCGTCAGCTCCACATCTGAAGGCGGTCCGATCACCATCTTCGAAGCGCTGCTTGCCGGCACCCGTGTGACCAGCACGCCTGTCGGCGTCGCGCCTGACGTCCTGGTGGACGACGCGGGACTGCATGTGCTCAATGACGCCTCCACTGCATCACTGCGCATAGGGCTCCGGCTCTCGCTGAAGCGTGATGCAGTTGACCTCAGCGAGCGTCGACAGCGAGCAGAACGCGGCAGCCGTTGGTCGGCGGCGCACTCCGCAGAGCAGTTCTACGCACTGGCACTCAGCGCCCGCATGTGA